The following is a genomic window from Episyrphus balteatus chromosome 1, idEpiBalt1.1, whole genome shotgun sequence.
CCTCCAAAGAATGCAATGCAAAGTGGTACCAACAACATTCAGAATTGGCAAATCGAATTTGATAATCGTGAACGTTGGGAGAACCCTTTGATGGGTTGGGCATCCACGTAAGAGTCGATGGTTATTCGTTTTAGAGTCAATTTGATAGTTAGGTTTTTTTTCAGAGGTGATCCACTATCAAACttacaaattgaattcaataCCAAGGAAGAAGCTATTGCTCATTGTGAAAAGAATGGTTTAAGGTGGTTTGTCGAGAGCGATGAGAAACCAAAGAAGGAACGTGTTAAGAACTATGGCGTCAATTTTGCTTGGAATAAGCGCACTCGCGTTTCAACTAAGTAAACTAGTCTAGAAAAATTGTAATAATCTATATAAATTGATCGATTGTGTGAAACACAGAATGGCGacagttgttttttgttgtatttattgCTTTAAATCGTAGTCAATGTGCTTTACATTTGGAATATTCATCTTCTTTATCTCTTCGATTCTAAATGTAATTTATCTCCTCTTAAAGCCTACCGAACAAAATAGGAGCACTAAGGTTTGTTTTTTTAGGGAGCTTATCggaatcccgtttttcgaaaatcccgaaaaaaaagtttcaaaatcccgtttactaaaataccgcttttttaaatcccgttttctaaaatcccgaattttaaaatcccgtcaaatcccgaaaatcccgattttttttacaaaatacatgcttcacaattaaaaaaatcatgagaaatagacaaaaaattagtaaaactgatttttgagTTGTAAATATcacacaatatgtaccttcaatACATtctgaaaacggtatttcttttataaaaacataaaatgattaaacccttaaattgagttcacaagtaaaagaaatttcatttatttaaatatcaaaattgttgaaatgcatccaaatataagttgaaatatatttaaatgaaatttcttttgattatgtagtgtatacttaatttaaggtgttgtgatcattttaagttattattaatctatgggattatcacgatttcATTGTTCctttaaaagtttaaagtaaATACTAGTTTGTTAATTAaacattccttactttttcttattttttgtatatattatattttttgttaaggttttaattaaatgcgtttagaaaaatctctcatttcttaatttgttttagtatcccgattttgcaagcaaaactagttgttttattttaaaaaatcgcgcgaatttttaaaataaaacaactagttttgcttgcaaaatcgggataataaaaaacgggattataaaaatcgggattttaaaaagcgggattataaaaagcggtataatgaaaaacgggattttaaaagcgggattttaaaaaacgggaatataaaaagcgggatatcgaacccaacccgtttttttataaagatgATTTTAAGCCAAGGCAGCCTTTGTTTCGCattcattttttaaaggttCACAAGAAGCTGATTTggcgaaaaatataaattttattcaggTTTTGAAATTCTTTGAAACGAAAGTGGGCACTTTGAATAATTATAAGCCAACATTCTTAAGATTTTATTGATCAAAGACAATTtggacaagttttttttatcacacGAAACAAAGTGATATGGTGTATATTTAATTCAGAAGAAATTCCTCAATTTTCAGTATAAATCTCTAGATTTATAATAAATCTCTAGATTTATAATAAATCTTCTTCGCAAAATCctggatttagggtaggtgaaAGCATAGTATTAGTGCAACGGCATCGAAAATGATTGgaatattaacaaaattaacaTTTCTCGACCATCTGAGAAAAATCCGTGACTGTTAAGGATAAAAGAGGGTAACTTGACAATAATTTAAGCAGTCCTATAGAAAATTCTTTGGGAAATATTTTTcccatgaaaataaataaatatttttcacttagggccaatttttcaatagtcagttaaatagtcagttagtacttattccttaggatagagaaaaaatcaattttccaacaggcagatatagcttattcctatgaataaaaatatctgcttctttcagagacgaataaaaattattctaaggaataatctcaataaaaatattatgtcagttgtcaaagctgttttgaaagaattttgaaaaaaatacagtggaacacaagaaaacaaaaacaatcatgaataaaaatgacgtttaattttaaatatttttgaatttgacaaattttttttcttattctgtagaataaattattcttgattgaaaaattcaatgtttttatctgattgtttatgagccttatAACTTTATtagtcgaacagttaactgactgtttattagaagattgaaaaattggctcttaaaaaaaaaacatattttgtagtctattatttaaaaaaaatggttattaacttttaaaataaacaaggggtgctttcataattgcatggtcGCTTTGTCTACATGCagtcatttgcgatcagactaaaGTCAGAGAAAAtatttgcgcatgtattttactttggatttatgaacactttttctgatttgcgtcatctctcaaaattttgaagtttggaTTTCGATTCATCTTCTTAAATATCGCACTTAAAGTGTCGAATTTGAAGAAGAATTGTTATATATGTAAATTTAGTAATTtagcaatttatttaacaattaagcgattcaaaaaatttggatatttgcattgttatcgttttattaTCAGCCTTATgctgctatccatcgggggaATAATTTCTAAATATCCACCAATTACTATTCTTCATAAATATTCACCAATTACTATTCGATCATAAGGCAATTTACCCGATGGATGGCAGAATGGCAAGGTGAGGTTAAAGTGAATCGGATCTGAGATTCACGTGAaaagcagaatagggctgtattttttagtggagtaactttagcaaattacagatccaattttcatgcgcgtaggaagggggggtcctgggtgggccaggcccaccctagaaaatcaatggcccaccctagaaaaacCGACAGTTCTACGGAACCTTTAATCTGGTATTAGCTcccaataacattttttttttaatatcgcttgctgagaattatagggctgtatgtatgtttaataatttaattaatttttaaattaaaattaatttttcaattaaatttaattttttacaaaattaagatttttggacgtcaaatatcttttaaacggttgtAGAAACGAAAATGGTgtccaaggccttttttgtagagcgttcaatttcatacaagaatatgtaaagaaacctgctaaaaagccgatttataaaaacatgattttttttagtagaaggatAATATAAAAATGGAATATTGCAAAGCGAAGGACCTTTCCATTAATACAAAGatttcatatttggtgagtatattctagagatgtctggcaatctatcggagtataaaatcaaaaaaaaaaaattcgatttttttgaaccagccttgtgtttatgtatatttttcttagtcagcgatatgtataaataccccgtttatatgagcagtctaaaaggtcggattcaataattagctttttcaatttaggccgtgtgtgaattgcgttaaatagtaaaCAGCATGtacaatttttgacactattgaggttaataaaaaattttcagctgttaaaaatttattgggttaaatttttttttgctgatgctttttttttttatttaaaaggagtatcatggcagaaaaaaggcagacaaaattctaaacaataatccatacagctgaaattttttttattaacctcaatagtgtcaaaaattttacacggtgttaactatttaacgcaattcacacacggccttagaccGTTAGTTAAATACTAAGccgagaatatatttttgatacttttgaggtgaaaggataatttcagttgtcaaaaatttatcctgctctaggatttttggagtatttttttcaataactaatcaaaaactggaaatatagaaagaaaattgaaaaagtagtacaaaattatgagtgtatacatattaggaaaaatttatatttttcaatatatttcattttattgatgatgaaaaaaattgttagttaccCATTAATGGCAACACCCCCATTAATggcaacacaaaataaaattcacatgacaacgcgtgttggaagtttgtaaattgttaatatttatacttttttttaaaatcattatttctttcgatttgcagaaaaaaatatttatctacgttaaaaatgtatccaaattcacacagctaaatTGAGCCAAATTGAGCCAAACCATacattaaatgtcaaaaatgtatcctctgctaaatatttaacatatGGATTTAGAGTCACATAGTCACCCGCatacaacaacttttatttacaaatttttatttttatatgtacatacacttctggcttaagtttcaagagcaccttaaacaaaaaaataaagcaaataaaattgaaaacttggtaaggttagtttttaaagccaatcgctgtcataaattgcgactgaattcaacttttgtgtagctcaaaataaaagtgatgtaactccatccaattgcatttcgatatataaagcttttaaaaaacggaATACCATATCActacacaatataaaaagaaaaaccagtaaatttttatattgaaaaatattaacatacgataccattgagcaaaaaacacacatttttcaaaaaaaaaaaatgagttaccccactattatttaaaaaaacgcatttaccgatcgaatatattattaaaaataaacttttggcaaattttaagttattaaaaacaacagagaGTGGCAAATTATTTGCCAATTAAAggcgaaaattaaataaaatgcacgactgtgtcacgtagttgctgtaaactaacactgatgttagtttacagatttaaatttcaaagaaattttgttgatgttggggaagagccgacattcagggcaaagttttgttaaataattttttttgttattagacttttttgagaaaaactaaaaatgcagttttacgcctgcaaagtttaatcaaaatcgttagagccgtttcaagttcaagttatttggtataacttgaagaatttgtatgggggtaattaaggtagaaaaagaacaaaaaaaacaactttcagaattctataaaaatcatctgtaccaaatttgaagaaaatcagtccACTGGTTtatggctgtggaaatgtgtacagatggacgtacacacgcacggacagaattcctagatccactttttcttaattctccaccatcgtaatgttggttttgattaacacctcgacacgaaaccaatacttgccttatatagacctagtaaaaaaaaattgcacactcatggttatggcttcaggtcgatgataacatctggcccaccctagatcagagatacccaaaggagatgggaaactttcgtacgttttaccccccaaaacccatttgtttatttcgtgttgttgtaatctcttttgtattcgtgaataaatgtgaaaaacacacatagtgtagccacggtgtttttacgcacacctaagcaaaaatgtataatttttcacgcatacttagccaaaaatgtatattttttcacgcatacttatccaaaaatgtctaaagcagcttgtaggcaaacccgtatgacgtcagaagtttctcatctcttttgggtatctctgcccTAGATGaaatctctagctacgcccatgCCAATTTTGATGATTTGCGATCTAAAACGTCTGtaatgaaaaaaactttaaggttAAAATTAGCTGGTGTTgccgttttattttttaaaactaaaaataaatttttttccaaaactttttttttggaatttcataaattaaattatgtcaAAAGATTATTTAAGAGAAAAATTATATGGGAGTGAAAGTCGATTTTTttcaggtccgaaatagggggaaactagggctgccaacttttttttaagaaagaatagagtatatttgattttagagacgaaaaaaagagtacatttgaaaaaagaagagtaccatttatttcaagtcttgaaaatgtacttttgtTATTGCCgtacataacatttttttgttgtttttaacattaTGTGTAATATATGACTCCAAatgttaaaattcaaaattcatatttctttatttaatatctaaaaccttgagattttttttttttttttttgtaaaaaatcaaggtaCAGCTATGGACTaagaaatagcacacttttgatttttcttacaaaaattggatttatttgggaccttttaacttatatattataatttttacatcagggcatgcattagcttatgggaattcataaaattaataattataaattattttatttcaattcaatttttaaaaatataatttctagagaatacccttttttcttgtggacaaagaaatagcccacattccgaaaatcataaaaataatcatttctaagcaaaaattcttacaatttccaataaattcaatactactaagtttttcaaagttctttcgCAACTCTTTGGTAAACTTTCAACTAACGTCTGGTATCCACTTTTTGGAGTACGGCACCACGCTTCTTTGATTCTGGCCCAAagatcgtttgaatttttgaatttcctttTCCCACGCTTAACCTTGACATCAATTTATAAGTTTTCTATGGGGTTAAGATTGTGAATTTGAGATGGCTAGGtgcaaacatcgattttttcgtcCGAAAACCTATCTTGTACTATTTCTGATGCATGTTTGGGTGATTGTCATGTATGAATATCTAATTAACTGGCGAGAAATATGGTTCCTCGGTATTCTAATGTAACATTAAgacaaaagaatttatcaattttgcCATCCACCTAACCAATGGGTCCTTACCATGCCAGGAAAATGCGCCCCAGACCATCAAATCCTATCCTCTTAGTTTCATCGTCTTGAGATAATACTTTGGCTTGTCCTTTTAACATTTTAGGCGATGGACAAATGTTTTGTCATCGGTTCCAATGCGGTTAACCTTTATTTCATCACTCCAAAAGACTCTCATTCAAAACAGCATGTTTTTATTCAGATGTTTTATAGCTAATGTTAGGTGATCTTTCATGTGTCTTTTTATATCATTGGATTTTTCTTGCTTACCTGTCTGTACAACTCAGCATCATTAAGTATCCTTCTTAAAAGTCTGCTTGACACTTTTTTCGCCGAATTCTATATTTACTTCGGGCAAAATCGTGCGAGATGATTTAAAAGGCCCACATTTGCGTTTCTTTGTGATCGCTCTATCCACTCGTATGGAAGTTTTGCGGGGAAGAAGTTaacgcaatttaatttcagagtttaaatttctatttgctctttctaaataaatggctttatccatcattcattcgaaaaatttagagtttaagCTAATTGAGAAGGATTTTTCCCTTGACTATATAGATCAAAAGTAATTCTCCCTTTTTTCGCAGTTTAATAATTTTGTctgcctatttttttcaaaaatacttgtttatTAAATATGTAGTAGCAATAAAATGAATGCATTTTCGTCTACAACTTTTGAACGCGGAATAAAAACTTAACGGTTAAACAAATGTGTATTATTTCTGTGTCCACTTGCGAAAGAGACAGAAAAAGCATTATTGTTagtgcaaataaatatagaaaataacggtatttttaagatattaagaaaaaaaatgtataaaaagcaTTCCTAATATGTATCTAAAATTCAATTCGCATGATTTTTCTCAATAGTGTGCTATTTCTCTGTCCATGGCTGTATACCTAGCAGTCCCTTTTCTAATAATGGTTTTCTTAAGACTAGATGCATATGAGAACTAAGGTTGGATTGTCGCAAGGACAACCCATTTTACCGAGTTGTAATGCTAAATATGTCTTTTGATTACctcaattttttaaagctttacaTTTTACGTTCGCTTAAGAACTCGTCTTTCTGTTGATCGACCGAATATCTTGCATGCCTTGCCAATGCTTACCTTCATACTTGCTATAATCTTcctgaaagttttcttttttttaaatgtttccaaaataaaagaagaattctaattattttttttttttgtttctttataattatttcatttattctGCTAAGTCTTGTTAGGGGGATGTAGGGAAAATCATTtagacacaaacaaaaaatcatacagTTTCTTCCTTCccttagaagttttttttttgtaaaatcaaatACTTTTCCAtacatttatacttttttctatttttattttatttttaaaatgttttcgtCTCTtggcaaaaataaaagaagatatTAATTCTCGTacaattaattgtttttgtttaatttttcttatcatTTTCTTCTATATATTCAAATTCGAAAACCTAACATTTacgaaataaaatctaaaatactCGCCGCACTAACACTCACACggcattatatcatgttttttacttttttatttgttttttttttctctttttttaaagtttttgtatttttttttttatttcttttaatgcaGTAAGATTGAATTCAAAAACGTATTTAGTCATACAGCAATGTCTAGTGTATAATATAATTATAGTTAAATGAGTAGATTATAGCTTAAAATCTTCGGCCACCGGCTGGTGATCGGGAGCGGAAACGACCGCCACCACCGCTACCGCCACTTCGTCCGCCGCTGCTAAATCCGCCACCACCACCGCCGTAGGAACGGCCGCTGTCGCGACCACCCCCACCGAAACCATCACGTCGACCACTGAAACCGCCGCTGTCTCGACTGCTACCACCGTAGCCGCCGCTGCCGCCTCGTCGACCACCTGAACCGTAGCCATTATCCTGGCTGTAACCGCGACCGGGTGGTCCGCGGGATGAACGGAAACCACCGCTGCTGCTGCGTGGACCACGGAAACCACCGCCGCCTCCACCGCCACCTTGACGACGACCGAAATCTCGGCCGCCACCACCTCGGCGACCTTGTCTGGGGTGACCCTTTGAGATTTCCACTCGCAATTGTGAGCCAAGGATTTCGGAGCCATTCAGAATGTCGCAAGCTTTTTCCGCCTCATCGCGGTTCTCGAATTCGACGAATGCAAAACCTGGGGGATTGAAAGCAACCCAAACAGAGTTTAATTTACCATACTTAGTGAATTCTCCTTCCAGATCCTCCTTTTTAACTTTGTCGGTGAGATTGCCAACGTAGACGCGTGTGCCTCGACTGTCACTCATGTTTCTtgtatgtttgtgtgtgtttggtTCGTTCGCCGGACTGGCTTATAGAGCGTTGATCAAGAGACGTAGAGATCGCTGTAGAGAGATTCTGACGACGACGATGTTCGTTGCCTACGAAGAGTTGCTACGACGACTTCGAGTTGACTGTGAAATGTTTTGATAATAGTAGGTAAAGGTATTCGTTCTTTGATATGATTtttgagagattttttttttttgagaagtaaatgtgatttatattttttttcttattgataATTGCATGTAGAATAGTAGGTTACTAGTAGTAGCAGTATAACATAAAATTCGGCGAATATATACGTGATAAAGTAACAGCGAAATATAAATCAAGTGTGTATACAGTATAATCCAagatagaaattttgttttttagctaCAAACATTTGGATGATAATATAAATCAGTAGCgttgttgtttcttttgatCGCATACTGAATTGGAGTTTTGAATTAATGATAAATAAGTAGAAGGTTGTCTTTGTACAGGGAACACGAAGAATAGCGGTTTAAACAATGGAAAGAGTTGTGTCGGGATTGAAACAATCAAGTAAGCAggaagttttaaaatgaatttatattCTAATCTAATTGGAAATGTAGTATTATGAATACTAAAGTTATACCACAGAATCACTTCGCAAGACAATTACTTTATATACAAAATGCCATTGCGAAGAGATTATGTGGATATTTTGGTAGGGTCACATAGGGAATTTCATCAAATGGGTTACATTGAGAGTTGAACTATTTTTGCTAATGATACCcaagtctttttttattttaagaagaaCGAATGACTAACTGATACTCAGCTGTCATATCCTAAGAAGATACAATGAGAACTTATTTAAACAGGCAAATTCCTTTGAATATCCAATAGAATTTCGTCAAGAAAAAGCCCTGCAACGTGCAAGAGCAaacaaatgcaacaaaaattgcatttacTCAAACTGAGGCATGCTCAAAGTCTTTAAAAAACCCTTCGGCCAAGTGCTCTGCTGAGTCTAGAGCACCTCTCGCACAGTCTGGAGCTGGAGCATCTCCTTTATAAGTACACAAATTGTTAAgctttatgttaaaaaaaaatagagctgcAAAACACCAAAATAACACTGCTGGGTTCGTGAAAATCTAATAATAAAGTACAAATACTTAATTTAAATTCTGTACATGAGTTTGGTTGTAATAAGAAAGGCATTCTGATTGTTAGTTCAACATATGagtattttgtttgttaaatgtTAATCTACTGCATTTTTTTATGGATCTACTtcgcaattttttgttttgaaagtgACAACACTGCTGCTGAGTCTAGGACACTGTCCGCTCAGCCTAGGCACTGCTATGAGCCGAATTCACTCCTGAATACCTatcttttttgttaaatctttaTGAGTTTATGATAGAAAGAAggttgttttttgaatttccaCTTGCTTTGAAAAGTTTGGTTTAGGAGTTATGtttgaaactataaaaaaaggCTTTTAACTCGTTTTGAACGAATCATTTACAGCCTTATTGTGACttacaactatcaatcgatagttgataaatactgaaatttgggatttttaaacctaaattataggaaaactgatcaactttttaatggaattttgtaataagattttatttaataacggttaggaccattctctgctttcaaaacttttattaattaagtaataagatatcgaaatttaatttttattaactatCCATTGATAGTTGCAAATCGCAACAAGGCCGATAGGCTCCTCTTGCTATGACAAAGAGAAACTCTCCAAACATGAGCCGAAAGGTtaacaaaaatgcaaaatatatcAGCTTTCTCTGGCAGAaaagttgcaatttttttttgtctttgtgtTTTTGCCATATCCAGTAGTTATAGACAACAATCTTTTCAATACCGAATAAGTAGAAGACTCGAAAAGTCTCCACTTGCACATACATAagttatgaacttaaaaaatcaattgtg
Proteins encoded in this region:
- the LOC129906380 gene encoding NADH dehydrogenase [ubiquinone] iron-sulfur protein 4, mitochondrial, giving the protein MSALIKVLSKSQIANNWAKITVPLVRYKSGKREAPLIDVSTALAKPEEIEQKNKLAGLITVPVQVDISPISGVPSEHTKTRRVRIHMPPKNAMQSGTNNIQNWQIEFDNRERWENPLMGWASTGDPLSNLQIEFNTKEEAIAHCEKNGLRWFVESDEKPKKERVKNYGVNFAWNKRTRVSTK
- the LOC129906381 gene encoding RNA-binding protein Rsf1 is translated as MSDSRGTRVYVGNLTDKVKKEDLEGEFTKYGKLNSVWVAFNPPGFAFVEFENRDEAEKACDILNGSEILGSQLRVEISKGHPRQGRRGGGGRDFGRRQGGGGGGGGFRGPRSSSGGFRSSRGPPGRGYSQDNGYGSGGRRGGSGGYGGSSRDSGGFSGRRDGFGGGGRDSGRSYGGGGGGFSSGGRSGGSGGGGRFRSRSPAGGRRF